The Mangrovivirga cuniculi genomic sequence AAAATTGCAGTTTCTTCGCCGCAAATGGCAGAATATTTTGCCAGGTATGGTTGGAAAGACATTTTGATAGCATTTCCCTTAAACATCAGGGAAATGAACTTAATTAATACTTTAGGGAAAAAGATAAAATTAGGTATTTGCATTTCTGATATTAAAGTATTGGATCAGTTATTGAATGAAGCGAAATCTAATATTGATGTTTGGATAGAAACAGATATTAATTATTACAGAAGTGGAATAGATTATAAAAATCAGGAGGATGCGATTGAAGTGATTAAAAGGGTCAACGAACATCAATTCTTAAACTTCAAAGGCTTAATGATCCATAAGGGAGATCTTTACATAAACGATGTTGATCAGCAGGAAAAGAAACACCTGGAAGCAATCAGGATTATAAAAGAATTGAGATCTGTCTTAGGTGAATTTAAAAAAGATATCAAAGTGTCATATGGAGATACACCTTCTTGTTCTTCATTCGACTATTTTGAGGGTGTTGATGAATTGCGACCCGGTAATTTTGTGTTTTATGATCTAATGCAAAATACTTTTGAAGCATGTGAGTTAAATGATATTGCCATTTGCCTTTCATCACCTGTAGTTGCAGTTTATGAAGAATCAAGGAGGGTTATTTCTTACGGAGGAGCTGTTCATCTGGCAAAGGATTATCTTCAGGGTGAGGAAGATAGTTATGGTAAAATAGTAAAGATCAAGGAGGATAAATGGGAGCTGGAAATAGTAGGTAATATTTACAAGCTTTCGCAGGAACATGGGGTGATCAGATGGTCAGAAGAGCACGATTTACCATCACCAGGTGATGTAATTGGTGTTTTACCTGTTCATTCCTGCCACACCGCTTCAGCAATGGGGTGTTATTATGAATTTAATGGCAGTAGAATAGAACGTTTTAATGTTTCAGATCTGGGACATTGCTATAATTAATCTATATTTAGGAATAGAAATTAAATTAACTGCAAAAATATTATGAGTCTAAAATACTTTTATTTTTTACTTTCAGTAATCGTTCTTTTTTCATGTGGTAACGAAGAGGAATCTAAAGAAGAGACAAACGATCAATTGGTTCTCAATGGTTCTGTCATGAATGTAGGTGATCGTGAAATGGTTTATATCTATTCCAGCATTAACCCTGCAGAAGGAGCTATCGATTCTGTAATGCTTGATTCGGGCAAATTTAATTTTGTTTTGGATTGGCAGGGACCTGAAGCTGTAGGTATTCAGATCGGAAAGCAAAACTTGCGTTTTAATCACATAATTCTAACTCCCGATACAATCGATTTATTCATCGATCCTCAAGACAGGGAAAATCCGATTGATATCAAGGGTTCAGAAGTACATAATGAATTTTTAGCATTTCAGGAGAAGAAAAATAACTATAAGGCTGAAATGTATGATTCTTTGATAAGTGAATATTATCGAGCTGACAGTACAGGGACAGAGGAAGATAAAAATGAAATAAGAAGTCAGCTGACTAGTGTATATGACGAAAGAGTAAATCTTGTTAAAGATTATATTGCTGACAATCCTGATTCCTATATTGGACCTCTTCTAATCCGCACGGAATTAATGTATGGAAAAAACTATGAGCAATTAGATAGTTTAGTAAGCTTGGTAGGGTCTTCTCAGGAGGATACAAAAGTAATGCAATACCTTACTGATCGTCTGGAGCGTTTGCAAGTTGTAAAAACCGGAAATTCAGCTCCTGAAATTTCTCAGGAAACTCCTGATGGAGATACGCTTAAATTATCCGATTTCAAAGGTAAATACGTCTTAATCGATTTTTGGGCAAGTTGGTGTGGGCCTTGTAGAAAAGAAAACCCTTATATGGTGAAACTATATGATCGATTTAAGGGAGAAGATTTTGAAATTTTCGGTGTTTCATTAGATCAAAATGAAAAAGCCTGGATAAGTGCCATAGAAGCTGATAATATTAATTGGGCTCATGTATCGGATCTTCAGGGTTGGGGAAATGAGGCTGCAAAAAAATATGTTGTCAACTCTATCCCTCATACGGTACTGATTGATCCTGAAGGAAAAATCATTGCCTCAGGATTACGAGGAGAAAGCTTAAACACAAAACTTGAAGAGATTTTCCGGAAGGAAATCTAAATGCTCTGATTACCTTGTCAGAGAAACATAGTCATCAATGATTTTTGAAACGAACTCATCTTTATTTCTGAATTTGAGTTCGTTTCTTTTTATTTCCAGCCTGTTAACCAAATCATCAACCATTTCCTGGTATATTTTCCTGTTAACCTCATTGTTATACTGCTTTGTTCTTTCCTTTATTTCTTTAAGAGCGAG encodes the following:
- a CDS encoding alanine racemase; protein product: MKFDYPALLVDKEKVLKNVKRMKQKASDLKKDLRPHFKTHQSVEIGDWIREQGIDKIAVSSPQMAEYFARYGWKDILIAFPLNIREMNLINTLGKKIKLGICISDIKVLDQLLNEAKSNIDVWIETDINYYRSGIDYKNQEDAIEVIKRVNEHQFLNFKGLMIHKGDLYINDVDQQEKKHLEAIRIIKELRSVLGEFKKDIKVSYGDTPSCSSFDYFEGVDELRPGNFVFYDLMQNTFEACELNDIAICLSSPVVAVYEESRRVISYGGAVHLAKDYLQGEEDSYGKIVKIKEDKWELEIVGNIYKLSQEHGVIRWSEEHDLPSPGDVIGVLPVHSCHTASAMGCYYEFNGSRIERFNVSDLGHCYN
- a CDS encoding TlpA disulfide reductase family protein, which encodes MSLKYFYFLLSVIVLFSCGNEEESKEETNDQLVLNGSVMNVGDREMVYIYSSINPAEGAIDSVMLDSGKFNFVLDWQGPEAVGIQIGKQNLRFNHIILTPDTIDLFIDPQDRENPIDIKGSEVHNEFLAFQEKKNNYKAEMYDSLISEYYRADSTGTEEDKNEIRSQLTSVYDERVNLVKDYIADNPDSYIGPLLIRTELMYGKNYEQLDSLVSLVGSSQEDTKVMQYLTDRLERLQVVKTGNSAPEISQETPDGDTLKLSDFKGKYVLIDFWASWCGPCRKENPYMVKLYDRFKGEDFEIFGVSLDQNEKAWISAIEADNINWAHVSDLQGWGNEAAKKYVVNSIPHTVLIDPEGKIIASGLRGESLNTKLEEIFRKEI